A region of Coturnix japonica isolate 7356 chromosome 15, Coturnix japonica 2.1, whole genome shotgun sequence DNA encodes the following proteins:
- the YWHAH gene encoding 14-3-3 protein eta: protein MGDREQLLQRARLAEQAERYDDMASAMKSVTELNEPLSNEDRNLLSVAYKNVVGARRSSWRVISSIEQKTMADGNEKKLEKVKAYREKIEKELETVCNDVLALLDKYLIKNCNDFQYESKVFYLKMKGDYYRYLAEVAAGEKKNSVVEASEAAYKEAFEISKEHMQPTHPIRLGLALNFSVFYYEIQNAPEQACLLAKQAFDDAIAELDTLNEDSYKDSTLIMQLLRDNLTLWTSDQQDEEAGEGNN from the exons ATGGGGGACcgagagcagctgctgcagcgAGCCCGCCTGGCCGAGCAGGCGGAGAGATACGACGATATGGCCTCGGCCATGAAATCG GTAACTGAGCTGAACGAGCCTCTCTCAAATGAGGACAGAAACCTGCTGTCTGTAGCCTACAAGAACGTAGTTGGAGCTAGACGATCGTCCTGGCGTGTCATCAGCAGCATAGAGCAGAAGACCATGGCTGATGGGAATGAAAAGAAGCTGGAGAAGGTTAAAGCCTATAGGGAGAAGATAGAAAAGGAGCTTGAGACAGTCTGCAATGATGTTTTGGCTCTCCTTGATAAGTACTTGATCAAGAACTGCAATGACTTCCAGTATGAGAGTAAGgttttttatctgaaaatgaaaggagattATTACCGCTATTTGGCAGAAGTTGCGGCTGGAGAGAAGAAGAACAGTGTTGTGGAAGCCTCAGAAGCTGCCTATAAAGAGGCCTTTGAAATCAGCAAAGAGCACATGCAGCCTACTCACCCGATTAGGCTTGGGCTGGCACTCAATTTCTCCGTGTTCTACTATGAAATCCAGAATGCTCCTGAGCAAGCCTGCCTTTTAGCCAAACAAGCCTTTGATGATGCCATAGCAGAGCTGGACACACTAAATGAGGATTCCTACAAGGACTCCACTCTCATCATGCAGTTACTTCGAGATAACCTCACTCTGTGGACGAGTGACCAGCAAGATGAAGAAGCAGGAGAGGGCAATAATTGA